A stretch of Macadamia integrifolia cultivar HAES 741 chromosome 7, SCU_Mint_v3, whole genome shotgun sequence DNA encodes these proteins:
- the LOC122084290 gene encoding eukaryotic initiation factor 4A-15 yields MAGVAPEGSQFDTRQYDTKMNELLESDGQDFFTSYDEVYDTFDAMGLQENLLRGIYAYGFEKPSAIQQRGIVPFCKGLDVIQQAQSGTGKTATFCSGILQQLDYGLVECQALVLAPTRELAQQIEKVMRALGDYLGVKVHACVGGTSVREDQRILSSGVHVVVGTPGRVFDMLRRQSLRPDYIKMFVLDEADEMLSRGFKDQIYDIFQLLPSKVQVGVFSATMPPEALEITRKFMNKPVRILVKRDELTLEGIKQFHVNVEKEDWKLETLCDLYETLAITQSVIFVNTRRKVDWLTDKMRSRDHTVSATHGDMDQNTRDIIMREFRSGSSRVLITTDLLARGIDVQQVSLVINYDLPTQPENYLHRIGRSGRFGRKGVAINFVTRDDERMLFDIQRFYNVVIEELPSNVADLL; encoded by the exons ATGGCAGGAGTGGCACCAGAAGGATCACAATTTGATACTCGTCAATATGATACCAAAATGAATGAATT GCTTGAATCTGATGGGCAGGATTTCTTTACTTCATATGATGAGGTATATGATACTTTTGATGCTATGGGCTTGCAAGAGAATCTTCTGAGGGGCATCTATGCATACG GGTTTGAAAAGCCATCTGCCATTCAGCAAAGGGGGATTGTGCCATTCTGCAAAGGTCTTGATGTTATTCAGCAAGCACAATCCGGAACAGGAAAAACAGCAACTTTCTGCTCTGGAATTCTGCAGCAGCTTGATTATGGTTTGGTGGAGTGCCAGGCTTTGGTCCTTGCACCCACCAGGGAACTTGCCCAACAAATTGAGAAGGTCATGCGTGCACTTGGGGACTATCTTGGTGTGAAGGTTCATGCTTGTGTGGGTGGAACCAGTGTCCGTGAGGATCAGCGCATTCTATCGAGTGGAGTGCATGTTGTGGTTGGCACTCCAGGTCGGGTCTTTGACATGTTGAGGAGGCAGTCTCTGCGTCCTGATTATATTAAGATGTTTGTTCTGGATGAGGCTGATGAAATGCTTTCAAGAGGTTTCAAGGATCAG ATATATGATATTTTCCAGCTATTGCCATCAAAAGTTCAGGTAGGAGTATTTTCAGCCACAATGCCTCCTGAAGCCCTTGAGATCACGAGGAAGTTCATGAACAAGCCTGTGAGGATCTTGGTTAAGCGTGATGAGCTTACCCTTGAGGGTATCAAGCAGTTCCATGTGAATGTAGAAAAGGAGGACTGGAAGCTTGAGACTCTGTGTGATCTTTATGAAACACTGGCTATCACGCAGAGTGTCATCTTTGTCAACACTCGACGTAAGGTTGACTGGTTGACAGACAAGATGCGGAGTCGCGACCACACAGTATCTGCCACTCATGGAGATATGGATCAGAACACCAGAGATATTATCATGCGTGAATTCCGATCTGGTTCCTCCCGGGTGCTCATTACCACAGATCTCCTGGCCCGTGGTATCGATGTCCAGCAGGTCTCTCTTGTCATAAACTATGACCTTCCCACACAGCCTGAGAACTACCTCCACCGTATTGGTCGTAGTGGACGGTTTGGTAGGAAAGGTGTTGCTATTAACTTTGTGACGCGGGATGATGAGAGGATGCTCTTTGACATCCAGAGGTTCTACAATGTGGTTATTGAGGAACTGCCTTCAAATGTTGCAGACCTCCTCTGa